Below is a window of Mucilaginibacter ginkgonis DNA.
TTGTTAAGAATGGCGCGGTTGTTCCGGGTAATGTCATGAAAGTAACGCTAAGTTCGGACCACCGCGTGGTTGACGGCGCTACTGCTGCACAATTCCTGCAAACCCTTAAAAATCTGTTAGAAGAGCCGGTAAGGTTGCTTATATAAGCTGAACCGCTTAAAATATCAGAGCCCCGTCCAAATAGACGGGGCTTTTTTATTGCCGGATATTTCTTGATTGAGGCATCGCATACGCAATCCATTGGCAAAAGTTACAGCCGATTTTCATAAACCACCGAAAAAAATTATTTTACGCTGTAAATGAGTTGGTTTGGCAAAAGATCGAAACCTACCGAGGTAAGTGACGAAGTGTTGCTGGAGCATTTCCGGCAAAGCGGCGACCTTATTTACCTGGGTGATCTTTTTGAAAAATACATGCCGCTTGTATTTGGTGTGTGCCTTAAATACCTGGGCGACGAAGAGGTGAGTAAAGACGCGGTAATGCAGATCTTTGAAGGACTTACCATTAAGGTAAATAAGTTCGAGATCAAAAATTTTAAGAGCTGGCTTTACGTATTTACCCGTAACCATTGCCTAATGCAGATAAGGGCGGGTTACAGGTTTAAGTTCGAAAATTTGGACGACGTTATGGAATCTGCCTTTGAAAAGCATCTTGAAGATGGCGATAAGGAAGGTTACTTTATGAGTTTAGACAAGTGCATGGCCAAGCTAAATGAGCAGCAGCAGCAATGTGTAAGCTTGTTTTATTTAAAAGAGAAAACCTATAAACAGGTTGCAGAAAATACGGGCTTTAGCATGAATGAGGTTAAAAGCTTTATTCAAAATGGTAAGCGCAACCTAAAAATTTGCATGGAGAACAACGGTGGTTAACGGCAGTAACGACATATTAACTATAGAGCAGTACCTGCGTGGCGAACTGGACGCGCATGCCATGCACCTATTTGAGCGTGCTACGCTGAATGACCCCTTTTTGGCGGATGCTGTTGAAGGCTACTCAGCGTGCGAGAGCCAATTAGAGAACCTTGATGTACTTAAGCAAAGGTTGAAGATCAGGATAGGGTTTGATGAAGAAGAAAAGCGGCCATTTAATTTGCGCCTGCTTATCATCGCTACTATAGCGGTAATAGGTTTTGCCTTAGTAGCTGCATGGTGGATACTGGTCGGCGTTCCGCAACACAAAAAAGCAGAAATTCCGCCTGTGATACAAGGTCCCGCTGTTATGAGCGTTGTGCCGGTCGATACGATTAAAAAAGATACGGTCAGAAAGGTTGATGTCAGCCTGCATACGCTCGATTCACTCAGGCGTGACTCTGCCGAAAAAAAAAAGGATACGTTAAATAAACAATCACAACCTGCCCGCAAAGCAGACCCGACCGCCGGCAGCGTACATCCATCCACGGTCATCGCCGATTTAAACAGGATGCCTTATGCTTTGCGAAAAAGGATGTCGGCCGGGCAGGCAACTCAACCC
It encodes the following:
- a CDS encoding RNA polymerase sigma factor; the encoded protein is MSWFGKRSKPTEVSDEVLLEHFRQSGDLIYLGDLFEKYMPLVFGVCLKYLGDEEVSKDAVMQIFEGLTIKVNKFEIKNFKSWLYVFTRNHCLMQIRAGYRFKFENLDDVMESAFEKHLEDGDKEGYFMSLDKCMAKLNEQQQQCVSLFYLKEKTYKQVAENTGFSMNEVKSFIQNGKRNLKICMENNGG